A genomic region of bacterium contains the following coding sequences:
- a CDS encoding DUF4159 domain-containing protein, with translation MRKAAFYILLLFAATVQAAEPPAVFTIARLHYGGGGDWYSDPSSLPNLLKFLHDSTGLEVAPDEVVVEPATPELFDYPYLYLTGHGNVSFTPLELEQLRRYLDGGGFLHIDDNYGLDPYIRREILRLYPDEELVLLPFDHPIYHCFFDFVEGLPKVHEHDGEPPQGYGIFRNGRLVLFYTHECDLGDGWEDPEVHKDPWEIREAALEMGVNIIIYALTH, from the coding sequence ATGAGAAAGGCGGCATTTTACATTCTGCTCCTCTTCGCGGCGACGGTCCAGGCGGCCGAGCCCCCGGCGGTCTTCACCATCGCCCGGCTGCACTACGGCGGCGGCGGAGACTGGTACTCCGACCCCAGCTCCCTGCCCAACCTGTTGAAATTCCTCCACGATTCGACGGGGCTGGAGGTCGCCCCCGACGAGGTCGTGGTGGAGCCGGCGACCCCCGAGCTCTTCGACTACCCCTACCTTTACCTCACCGGCCACGGCAACGTCAGCTTCACCCCTCTGGAGCTGGAGCAGCTCCGCCGCTACCTGGACGGAGGCGGCTTTCTCCACATAGACGACAACTACGGACTGGACCCCTACATCCGCCGGGAGATTCTTCGCCTGTACCCCGACGAGGAGCTCGTCCTGCTCCCCTTCGACCACCCCATCTACCACTGCTTCTTCGATTTCGTTGAAGGTCTGCCCAAGGTCCACGAGCACGACGGCGAGCCGCCCCAGGGCTACGGAATCTTTCGGAACGGCCGGCTCGTCCTCTTCTACACCCACGAGTGCGATCTGGGCGACGGCTGGGAGGACCCCGAGGTGCACAAGGACCCCTGGGAAATCCGCGAGGCGGCCCTCGAGATGGGCGTCAACATCATCATCTACGCCCTGACCCACTGA
- a CDS encoding HEAT repeat domain-containing protein — MLRCLFLAASLVFLFTGCGGPSLSGAAADLEDKGNAPEVRLAAVDDLIATGDAEAVAHLHRVLEDEGEDPRIRAKAAGGLGSFQNPDSVDILVKALDDPDPEVRRQAGRSLVQFGERAVQPLIRTLGFTPEELDDTELYNAAEERRIAASRALVAIGEPSVGPLNAALAEYERESFYKAMLAFANPKMPLYKEVTAAIQGYTPNPAEDFADTKIDGVGRFLNRIGNENAIPRKYITLSLQSLQKPPPTYLETLRADSASNTALEVTQRVFGQLKMNAINALITKRESEDRALQVMCTHYLGYLGLTEATTALVDILADTTEYAGQDVKKVALESLGRIGTAKAISALFDALKYPDLRETAADMLEANGAPATKLLLARLSDPDPKLRAFAIWFFGYTQNRDLQLAALPKLLENLTQEVKVLRENAAVALGKMPAVAFEKVAALAADERPEVRQAVAIALGEMAVPEAGPYLDELAADGNENVAQSAREALLRL, encoded by the coding sequence ATGTTGCGGTGTCTGTTTCTGGCGGCGTCTCTCGTTTTTCTATTCACGGGCTGCGGTGGACCCAGCCTGTCCGGCGCGGCGGCCGACCTGGAGGACAAGGGCAACGCCCCGGAAGTGCGCCTGGCGGCGGTGGACGACCTCATCGCCACCGGCGACGCGGAGGCGGTAGCCCATCTGCACCGCGTTCTGGAGGACGAGGGAGAGGACCCGCGGATCCGGGCCAAAGCCGCGGGCGGGCTCGGCTCCTTCCAGAATCCCGACTCGGTTGATATTCTGGTCAAGGCTCTCGACGATCCCGACCCCGAGGTGCGCCGCCAGGCGGGACGCAGCCTGGTTCAGTTCGGCGAGCGGGCGGTGCAGCCGCTGATCCGCACCCTCGGCTTCACGCCCGAGGAATTGGATGACACGGAGCTCTACAACGCGGCCGAGGAGAGGCGCATCGCCGCCAGCCGCGCCCTGGTGGCCATCGGCGAGCCGTCCGTCGGCCCCCTGAACGCCGCCCTCGCCGAGTACGAGCGGGAGAGCTTCTACAAGGCCATGCTCGCCTTCGCCAACCCGAAGATGCCCCTTTACAAAGAGGTTACCGCCGCCATTCAGGGATACACACCCAATCCCGCCGAGGACTTCGCCGACACGAAGATAGACGGCGTGGGGCGCTTTTTGAACCGCATCGGCAACGAGAACGCCATCCCGCGCAAGTACATCACCCTGAGCCTCCAGTCGCTCCAGAAGCCGCCCCCCACGTACCTGGAGACCCTTCGTGCCGATTCCGCCTCGAACACGGCGCTGGAAGTCACCCAACGGGTGTTCGGGCAGCTCAAGATGAACGCCATCAACGCCCTCATCACCAAGCGCGAGAGCGAGGACAGGGCCCTGCAGGTGATGTGCACCCACTATCTGGGCTACCTGGGCCTCACCGAGGCCACCACGGCCCTGGTGGACATCCTCGCCGACACCACCGAGTACGCCGGGCAGGACGTCAAGAAGGTCGCCCTCGAATCCCTGGGGCGGATAGGCACCGCCAAGGCGATTTCCGCGCTCTTCGACGCGCTGAAGTACCCCGACCTGCGCGAGACGGCGGCGGACATGCTCGAGGCCAACGGCGCCCCGGCGACGAAGCTCCTGTTGGCCAGGCTGTCGGACCCCGATCCCAAGCTCCGCGCCTTCGCCATCTGGTTCTTCGGCTACACGCAAAACCGGGACCTGCAACTGGCGGCCCTGCCGAAGCTTTTGGAAAATCTGACCCAGGAGGTCAAGGTTCTGCGGGAGAACGCCGCCGTGGCCCTGGGGAAGATGCCCGCCGTGGCCTTCGAGAAAGTCGCGGCCCTGGCCGCCGACGAGCGTCCCGAGGTGCGCCAGGCCGTGGCCATCGCCCTGGGCGAGATGGCCGTCCCCGAGGCCGGGCCATACCTTGACGAGCTGGCCGCGGACGGGAACGAAAACGTGGCCCAGTCGGCCCGGGAGGCGCTTTTGAGGCTGTAG
- a CDS encoding thermonuclease family protein, whose translation MSQVKIFWDPMGFQLDSLTDTRYSSLTDGDTPKVLTSIRMLSIDTPETHYMGNPSNHDPKLTQLADWIMEGKSPVNEGLAQHLLPKLATGSAGTLQKTQGEAAKKVFEGLIEEKLTKSNGKKRNVFLWAADEHYDQYGRLLAYVSPYYTPKERDSMSLGQRATFNLLMVESGWAASFPIYPSLPKHVDLEMLHRAAREAFEKKKGAWAEEHYVPGYEYRMCMKLYEVTKKLTAGKTSTSKEKYGWVERFCVDMTTREIFYPQNYYKVKPYNRIFIWPEHVTEAVGRLNLTPPLDE comes from the coding sequence ATGTCTCAGGTTAAAATATTCTGGGACCCCATGGGATTCCAGCTCGATTCCCTGACTGATACGAGGTACTCGAGTTTGACCGACGGGGACACCCCCAAGGTTTTAACCTCAATCCGGATGCTGAGTATAGACACACCTGAAACCCATTATATGGGCAATCCCTCAAACCACGATCCAAAGCTGACCCAGTTAGCCGACTGGATCATGGAAGGCAAGTCGCCAGTCAATGAAGGCCTGGCACAACATCTGCTTCCGAAACTCGCAACGGGTAGCGCAGGCACACTTCAAAAGACGCAGGGCGAGGCCGCAAAAAAGGTATTCGAGGGGTTAATCGAGGAGAAGCTGACGAAATCGAACGGAAAGAAACGTAACGTGTTTCTGTGGGCCGCAGATGAACACTACGACCAGTACGGACGACTACTCGCCTACGTCTCTCCTTACTACACCCCCAAAGAGCGTGACTCGATGTCCCTCGGGCAACGCGCAACATTCAATCTTCTCATGGTTGAATCTGGCTGGGCCGCATCATTTCCCATATATCCCAGCCTGCCAAAGCACGTTGACCTCGAAATGCTTCACCGGGCGGCGAGGGAAGCTTTTGAAAAGAAGAAGGGGGCGTGGGCCGAAGAACATTATGTGCCAGGCTATGAGTATCGGATGTGCATGAAGCTGTATGAGGTCACCAAGAAACTGACGGCCGGCAAGACGTCAACCTCAAAAGAGAAATACGGATGGGTCGAGCGCTTCTGCGTTGACATGACCACGCGTGAGATATTCTACCCTCAGAATTACTACAAGGTGAAACCCTACAACCGTATCTTTATCTGGCCGGAACATGTAACCGAAGCTGTGGGAAGACTGAACCTTACCCCGCCATTGGATGAATGA
- a CDS encoding UbiA family prenyltransferase has translation MGKYPHEEGKVPFDRPKTNRGLGLPRWFCVLDYFFLLRPMILIPVWLFLLLGHYHALDLIGAYRWLDQLYPAPDLAVVFVAYSLLVGGIYVNNQIHDSQTDRRNRKLYLICDGYISLKRAWVYQGVIQGLALASCLWFWNSGYTWVILVSILLGFLYNTPPFKLKGRPVLDILANGLGNGFLNVAVGYVVVLPFTWGFPTICLPYVLAVGAVFANTTAVDTEGDAESGERTSAVVFGVRAVAWIALGLMAGCVALAALWGVWPALVAGGISLPLFIPALTGKRRWLKLSYTATTGVFALAAAALFPWFLPFLILVLALTRHYYRRKFGLKYP, from the coding sequence TTGGGTAAATACCCCCACGAGGAGGGAAAGGTTCCCTTCGACCGGCCCAAAACCAACCGCGGGCTCGGCCTGCCGCGCTGGTTCTGCGTCCTCGACTACTTCTTCCTCCTCCGCCCCATGATTCTCATCCCCGTTTGGCTGTTCCTACTCCTGGGTCACTACCACGCCCTGGACCTCATCGGCGCCTACCGCTGGCTGGACCAGCTCTACCCCGCCCCCGACCTCGCCGTCGTCTTCGTCGCCTATTCCCTCCTCGTCGGCGGCATCTACGTCAACAACCAGATTCACGACAGCCAAACCGACAGGCGCAACCGCAAGCTCTACCTGATCTGCGACGGCTACATCTCCTTAAAAAGGGCCTGGGTGTACCAGGGGGTCATCCAGGGGCTGGCCCTGGCGAGCTGCCTGTGGTTCTGGAATTCGGGCTACACGTGGGTCATCCTGGTGAGCATCCTGTTGGGATTCCTCTACAACACGCCGCCCTTCAAGCTCAAGGGGCGGCCGGTCCTGGACATCCTGGCCAACGGGCTCGGGAACGGATTTTTGAACGTGGCGGTGGGCTACGTGGTCGTCCTGCCCTTCACCTGGGGTTTCCCGACGATCTGCCTGCCCTACGTCCTCGCGGTAGGTGCCGTCTTCGCCAACACCACGGCGGTGGACACCGAGGGCGACGCCGAATCCGGCGAGCGAACCTCCGCCGTGGTCTTCGGGGTCCGGGCCGTGGCCTGGATCGCCCTGGGCCTGATGGCGGGTTGCGTGGCCCTGGCCGCCCTGTGGGGCGTCTGGCCGGCGCTCGTCGCCGGGGGGATCAGCCTGCCGCTCTTCATCCCGGCGCTCACCGGCAAACGCAGGTGGCTCAAGCTATCCTACACGGCCACGACGGGCGTTTTCGCCCTGGCGGCCGCCGCGCTCTTCCCCTGGTTTCTGCCCTTCCTCATCCTCGTGCTGGCCCTCACCCGCCACTACTACCGGCGCAAATTCGGCCTGAAGTACCCTTGA